In Kitasatospora gansuensis, a genomic segment contains:
- a CDS encoding RICIN domain-containing protein: MIRTALPGARRPRRAALTAAVGLLAALTLAGTPTASAAPTATVKPAAVVALGDSAISGEGAGTDTNDAYVPGTDTPTNYCHRHAKSEIFVTDLPGVTPVDLACSGAQTGDLVSDPELAKITGPGSGDFGEVKQDVQLARTAAEYDVKMVVVTIGANDDFDFSGIMMSCLTQYFPVPKDQGCRDTIGSAAITQRAERVIPKVVAALTNVRNTMRTAGYADSSYQLVYQSYFTPITPDIRRNDYVGKVADGCPAFPEDLAWGHNWVVPTLSDALRTAAARVPGVRYLDQRRVSYGHEVCAGWTSSPYEYTNGDVIDLSEKTRNGCDHEIGIPGVCMNMVRQSYHLRVAGYRGEGVCLNQFYRQPELKEAFCTLNPQNTTSIQPLTPGQPFPDKPEAGAWYQLTNLATGQVLDFAGGGTYGDSTNGRAAIGYRATGGLNQSFVLNSRSAGGFSLNFSGNRSMCLDATGAATAPGTRLVQWACHSGDNQRWIFKPAAAGGYQLAAAMDQSKVMGLSAQLDGQGNRVAELAVDTGAADQRWQITKLGIAYLP, encoded by the coding sequence GTGATCAGGACAGCTCTGCCCGGTGCGCGGCGACCACGCCGTGCCGCCCTGACGGCCGCCGTCGGCCTGCTCGCCGCCCTCACCCTGGCGGGCACCCCCACCGCCTCGGCCGCCCCCACGGCCACCGTGAAGCCCGCCGCCGTCGTCGCGCTCGGCGACAGCGCCATCTCCGGGGAGGGCGCCGGCACCGACACCAACGACGCCTACGTGCCCGGCACCGACACCCCCACCAACTACTGTCACCGGCACGCGAAGTCGGAGATCTTCGTCACCGACCTGCCCGGTGTCACCCCGGTCGACCTGGCCTGTTCCGGCGCCCAGACCGGCGACCTGGTCAGCGACCCGGAGCTGGCGAAGATCACCGGCCCCGGCAGCGGCGACTTCGGCGAGGTCAAGCAGGACGTCCAACTCGCCCGCACGGCCGCCGAGTACGACGTCAAGATGGTGGTCGTCACGATCGGCGCCAACGACGACTTCGACTTCAGCGGCATCATGATGAGCTGCCTGACCCAGTACTTCCCGGTCCCCAAGGACCAGGGCTGCCGGGACACCATCGGCAGCGCCGCGATCACCCAGCGGGCCGAGCGGGTGATCCCCAAGGTGGTCGCGGCCCTCACCAACGTGCGCAACACCATGCGGACCGCCGGGTACGCCGACTCCTCGTACCAGCTGGTCTACCAGTCCTACTTCACCCCGATCACCCCGGACATCCGGCGCAACGACTACGTCGGCAAGGTCGCGGACGGCTGCCCGGCCTTCCCCGAGGACCTGGCCTGGGGGCACAACTGGGTGGTCCCGACGCTCAGCGACGCGCTCCGCACGGCGGCGGCGCGGGTGCCGGGGGTCCGGTACCTGGACCAGCGGCGGGTGTCCTACGGCCACGAGGTCTGCGCGGGCTGGACCAGTTCGCCGTACGAGTACACCAACGGTGACGTGATCGACCTGTCCGAGAAGACCAGGAACGGCTGCGACCACGAGATCGGCATCCCGGGCGTCTGCATGAACATGGTGCGGCAGTCCTACCACCTGCGGGTGGCCGGGTACCGGGGCGAGGGGGTCTGCCTCAACCAGTTCTACCGGCAGCCCGAGCTCAAGGAGGCGTTCTGCACGCTCAATCCGCAGAACACCACCTCGATCCAGCCGCTGACGCCCGGTCAGCCGTTCCCGGACAAGCCGGAGGCGGGCGCCTGGTACCAGCTCACCAACCTCGCCACCGGCCAGGTGCTGGACTTCGCGGGCGGTGGCACGTACGGCGACAGCACCAACGGCCGGGCCGCGATCGGCTACCGGGCGACCGGCGGGCTGAACCAGTCCTTCGTGCTCAACTCCCGCTCGGCGGGCGGCTTCTCGCTCAACTTCAGCGGCAACAGGTCGATGTGCCTGGACGCCACCGGCGCGGCCACCGCACCCGGCACCCGGCTGGTCCAGTGGGCCTGCCACAGCGGTGACAACCAGCGCTGGATCTTCAAGCCCGCCGCGGCCGGCGGCTACCAACTGGCCGCCGCGATGGACCAGTCCAAGGTGATGGGCCTGTCGGCCCAGCTGGACGGCCAGGGCAACCGGGTGGCCGAGCTGGCCGTCGACACCGGTGCGGCGGACCAGCGTTGGCAGATCACCAAGCTCGGCATCGCGTACCTGCCGTGA
- a CDS encoding uroporphyrinogen-III synthase, protein MSAAANLAHTPAVPAGRCTFLGAGPGDPGLLTLRAVDVLASADVLIADPLTAAAVRTHCPVGVVVHSTVGEDCPDVAALVAEAVRSGKHVVRTVDGDPGLDGGAAEEMLGCAQAAIPFEVIPGVAQSVGVPAYAGVPLRGSRGADVRFVDGAGLLAGQTVDLGAPETTLVVRTTLGQLPATAAALVANGRKPESPLSATLSGTTTRQRTFTATLTTIAADLKAARVLPSPVSAPVDPATSVIAVVGEQVAHRSSHSWFETKPLFGWNVLVPRTKEQAHGLSDQLRSYGAVPQEVPTIAVEPPRTPQQMERAIKGLVTGRYEWIAFTSVNAVRAVREKFEEYGLDARAFAGIKVAAVGETTAQALVDFGVKPDLVPSGEQSAAGLLEDWPPYDPVFDPIDRVLLPRADIATETLVAGLVELGWEVDDVTAYRTVRASPPPAETREAIKGGGFDAVLFTSSSTVRNLVGIAGKPHNVTIIACIGPATAKTAEEHGLRVDVMAPAPSAAALAQALADFGAGRRDTATAAGEPVYRPSERRPGSRRKAR, encoded by the coding sequence ATGAGCGCCGCCGCCAACCTCGCGCACACCCCGGCCGTTCCGGCCGGCCGCTGCACCTTCCTGGGTGCGGGCCCCGGTGACCCGGGCCTGCTCACCCTGCGGGCCGTGGACGTGCTGGCCTCCGCCGACGTGCTGATCGCCGACCCGCTCACCGCGGCCGCCGTCCGCACCCACTGCCCGGTCGGGGTCGTGGTGCACAGCACCGTCGGCGAGGACTGCCCGGACGTGGCGGCCCTGGTCGCCGAGGCCGTCCGGTCCGGCAAGCACGTGGTCCGCACCGTGGACGGCGACCCCGGCCTGGACGGTGGCGCCGCCGAGGAGATGCTCGGCTGCGCGCAGGCCGCGATCCCGTTCGAGGTGATCCCGGGCGTCGCCCAGTCGGTCGGCGTGCCGGCCTACGCCGGGGTGCCGCTGCGCGGCAGCCGGGGCGCGGACGTCCGGTTCGTGGACGGAGCCGGCCTGCTGGCCGGTCAGACCGTCGACCTCGGCGCCCCCGAGACCACCCTGGTGGTCCGCACCACGCTGGGCCAGCTGCCCGCCACCGCCGCCGCGCTGGTGGCCAACGGCCGCAAGCCGGAGTCGCCGCTGTCGGCCACGCTCTCCGGCACCACCACCCGGCAGCGCACCTTCACCGCCACCCTGACCACCATCGCGGCCGACCTGAAGGCCGCCCGGGTGCTGCCCTCGCCGGTCTCGGCGCCGGTCGACCCGGCCACCTCGGTGATAGCCGTGGTGGGCGAGCAGGTCGCCCACCGCTCCTCGCACTCGTGGTTCGAGACCAAGCCGCTGTTCGGCTGGAACGTCCTCGTGCCGCGGACCAAGGAGCAGGCGCACGGCCTCTCCGACCAGCTGCGCTCGTACGGCGCGGTGCCGCAGGAGGTGCCGACCATCGCGGTCGAGCCGCCGCGCACCCCGCAGCAGATGGAGCGCGCGATCAAGGGCCTGGTGACGGGTCGTTACGAGTGGATCGCCTTCACCTCGGTGAACGCGGTCCGCGCGGTCCGGGAGAAGTTCGAGGAGTACGGTCTCGACGCCCGTGCCTTCGCCGGGATCAAGGTCGCGGCGGTCGGCGAGACCACCGCGCAGGCGCTGGTCGACTTCGGCGTGAAGCCGGACCTGGTGCCCAGTGGCGAGCAGTCCGCCGCCGGTCTGCTGGAAGACTGGCCGCCGTACGACCCGGTCTTCGACCCGATCGACCGGGTGCTGCTGCCGCGCGCCGACATCGCCACCGAGACCCTGGTGGCCGGCCTGGTCGAACTCGGCTGGGAGGTGGACGACGTGACGGCCTACCGCACCGTCCGCGCCTCGCCGCCGCCGGCCGAGACCCGGGAGGCGATCAAGGGCGGCGGCTTCGACGCGGTGCTCTTCACCTCGTCCTCGACCGTCCGCAACCTGGTCGGCATCGCGGGCAAGCCGCACAACGTCACGATCATCGCCTGCATCGGCCCGGCCACCGCGAAGACCGCGGAGGAGCACGGCCTGCGGGTGGACGTGATGGCCCCGGCCCCGTCGGCCGCCGCACTGGCCCAGGCCCTGGCAGACTTCGGCGCGGGGCGCCGGGACACCGCCACGGCGGCCGGTGAGCCGGTCTACCGCCCGAGCGAGCGTCGTCCGGGCTCCCGCCGCAAGGCTCGCTGA
- a CDS encoding chaplin → MQNVKKAAAVGAAVVGIVAAGAGTALASSSAEGVTAGSPGVGSGNSIQVPVHIPVNLCGNSANLVGLLNPAFGNSCANVEAPVVDEDC, encoded by the coding sequence ATGCAGAACGTGAAGAAGGCCGCCGCCGTCGGCGCCGCCGTTGTCGGCATCGTCGCGGCCGGTGCGGGCACCGCGCTGGCGAGCTCCTCCGCCGAGGGCGTCACCGCCGGTTCCCCCGGCGTCGGCTCCGGCAACTCGATCCAGGTTCCGGTGCACATCCCGGTCAACCTGTGCGGCAACAGCGCCAACCTGGTCGGCCTGCTGAACCCGGCGTTCGGCAACTCCTGCGCCAACGTCGAGGCGCCGGTGGTCGACGAGGACTGCTGA
- a CDS encoding glycosyl hydrolase family 8, with protein MSLTRSKTSVALCAATAAGALLTSLLALSPANAAPGNLALNRPVTVSSSETSTYGGAKAVDGSGTTRWASVEGVDNQWIQVDLGAGTSVNRVVLNWEAAYAKAYRVELSDDGSSWRQVYATSTGDGGTDDLTVSGTGRYLRVFGTARGTAYGYSLFELEAYGGGTPTPTPTPTPTPTPTPGGGANVPFGSHAFPYAAGTIKVSGSQAVNDAKVVDYYKKWKAAFVTSKCGNGWSAIASTDADHPYVAEGQGYGLTILATMAGADPDARTSFDKVLKFVLDHPSVNNSALHAAEQDASCKSVDGSDSATDGDLEIAYALLLADRQWGSTGSYNYKSLAVKRINAIKASEVVAGTKLTNFGDWSDGNYNTMSRTSDWLPGHFKAFRKATGDAAWDGILTAHQNAVAHLQSSYSPSTGLLPDFVVNTNTSDLKPAPGKVLESTLDGAYSWNACRDPWRLGVDALTTGDAKSLAAVRKMNTWVKSATGGDPSKIAQGYKLNGSVAEAGSSVAFIAPFAVAAATDASSQAWLDAIWNKLNATPLDPSGYYGASIQLQVMIAITGNHWLP; from the coding sequence ATGTCCCTTACCAGAAGCAAGACTTCGGTCGCGCTCTGCGCGGCCACGGCAGCCGGAGCGCTGCTCACCAGCCTGCTCGCCCTGAGCCCCGCCAACGCCGCCCCGGGCAACCTCGCGCTCAACCGGCCGGTCACCGTCTCCTCCTCCGAGACCAGCACCTACGGCGGTGCCAAGGCCGTCGACGGCAGCGGCACCACCCGCTGGGCCAGCGTCGAGGGCGTGGACAACCAGTGGATCCAGGTCGACCTCGGAGCCGGCACCTCGGTCAACCGGGTCGTCCTCAACTGGGAGGCCGCGTACGCCAAGGCGTACCGGGTGGAGCTGTCCGACGACGGCAGCAGCTGGCGTCAGGTGTACGCCACCAGCACCGGCGACGGCGGCACCGACGACCTGACGGTCAGTGGCACCGGCCGCTACCTGCGGGTCTTCGGCACCGCGCGCGGCACGGCCTACGGCTACTCGCTGTTCGAGCTGGAGGCGTACGGCGGCGGCACGCCCACCCCGACGCCCACCCCGACACCCACTCCCACCCCGACCCCCGGCGGCGGCGCGAACGTGCCCTTCGGCAGCCACGCGTTCCCGTACGCCGCCGGGACCATCAAGGTGTCCGGCAGCCAGGCCGTCAACGACGCCAAGGTGGTGGACTACTACAAGAAGTGGAAGGCCGCCTTCGTCACCTCCAAGTGCGGCAACGGCTGGTCGGCGATCGCCTCCACCGACGCGGACCACCCGTACGTCGCCGAGGGCCAGGGCTACGGCCTGACCATCCTGGCCACCATGGCCGGGGCCGACCCGGACGCCAGGACCTCCTTCGACAAGGTGCTCAAGTTCGTCCTCGACCACCCCTCGGTCAACAACTCCGCGCTGCACGCCGCCGAGCAGGACGCGAGCTGCAAGAGCGTCGACGGCAGCGACTCCGCCACCGACGGGGACCTGGAGATCGCGTACGCGCTGCTGCTGGCCGACCGGCAGTGGGGCAGCACCGGGAGCTACAACTACAAGTCCCTCGCGGTGAAGCGGATCAACGCGATCAAGGCGAGCGAGGTGGTGGCCGGCACCAAGCTGACCAACTTCGGCGACTGGTCCGACGGCAACTACAACACCATGAGCCGCACATCGGACTGGCTGCCGGGCCACTTCAAAGCCTTCCGGAAGGCGACCGGCGACGCGGCCTGGGACGGCATCCTGACCGCCCACCAGAACGCGGTCGCCCACCTGCAGAGCTCCTACTCCCCCAGCACCGGGCTGCTCCCCGACTTCGTGGTCAACACCAACACCAGCGACCTCAAGCCCGCCCCGGGCAAGGTGCTGGAGTCCACGCTGGACGGCGCCTACTCCTGGAACGCCTGTCGTGACCCCTGGCGGCTGGGCGTGGACGCGCTCACCACCGGCGACGCCAAGTCGCTGGCGGCGGTGCGGAAGATGAACACCTGGGTGAAGTCCGCCACCGGCGGCGACCCGAGCAAGATCGCCCAGGGTTACAAGCTGAACGGCTCGGTGGCGGAGGCCGGTTCCTCGGTCGCCTTCATCGCACCGTTCGCGGTGGCCGCCGCCACCGACGCGTCCAGCCAGGCCTGGCTGGACGCGATCTGGAACAAGCTGAACGCCACCCCGCTGGACCCGAGCGGCTACTACGGCGCCAGCATCCAGCTCCAGGTGATGATCGCGATCACCGGGAACCACTGGCTGCCGTAG
- a CDS encoding chaplin has translation MRKLAYGTLGTAATAALLLSGAAAAAAHGHHSSGASAEAVTAGSPGVLSGNSVQVPVHVPINLCGNTVDVIGLLNPAFGNSCVNA, from the coding sequence ATGCGCAAGCTCGCCTACGGCACCCTCGGTACCGCCGCCACCGCGGCCCTGCTGCTGAGCGGCGCCGCTGCTGCCGCCGCCCACGGCCACCACAGCAGTGGCGCCTCCGCCGAGGCCGTCACGGCCGGCTCGCCCGGTGTGCTCTCCGGCAACTCCGTGCAGGTCCCGGTGCACGTGCCGATCAACCTGTGCGGCAACACCGTCGACGTGATCGGCCTGCTGAACCCGGCGTTCGGCAACTCCTGCGTCAACGCCTGA
- a CDS encoding glutamyl-tRNA reductase, whose amino-acid sequence MSLLVVGLSHRSAPVGLLERAALTGQVPTRLLHDTAASPAVGEAALLNTCNRIELYADVDKFHAGVAELSLLLAHHSGVDLEELTSHLYVHYEDRAVHHLFSVACGLDSMVVGEGQILGQLRDALARAQEEHTAGRGLNELFQQALRVGKRAHSETGIDKAGQSLVTFGLEQVAVGAGEIAGKRALVVGAGSMSSLAAATLVRAGVADLLIANRTAERAERLAANLGARTVDFGKVRETLADVDLVISCTGAAGVVISAEDVAAAVAVRTAEAPLAFLDLAMPRDVDHAVHGLAGALLVDLESLSQAHAATPGAGDVDAVVGIVADEVDAFGAAQRAARIAPTVVALRQMASEVVLSELGRLNTRLPDLDERTRAEVSQTVKRVVDKLLHAPTVRVKQLAAEPGGAGYADALRELFDLDPAAVQAVSGTPIGAQAKADATLAGGNPR is encoded by the coding sequence TGAGTCTTCTCGTCGTCGGTCTGAGCCACCGCAGCGCCCCCGTCGGCCTGTTGGAACGCGCCGCGCTGACCGGTCAGGTGCCCACCCGGCTGCTGCACGACACCGCCGCCTCGCCGGCCGTCGGTGAAGCCGCCCTGCTCAACACCTGCAACCGGATCGAGCTCTACGCCGACGTGGACAAGTTCCACGCCGGGGTGGCCGAGCTCTCCCTGCTGCTCGCCCACCACAGCGGCGTGGACCTGGAGGAGCTCACCTCGCACCTCTACGTGCACTACGAGGACCGGGCCGTGCACCACCTCTTCTCGGTGGCCTGCGGGCTGGACTCGATGGTGGTCGGCGAGGGCCAGATCCTCGGCCAGCTGCGCGACGCGCTGGCCCGCGCCCAGGAGGAGCACACCGCCGGGCGCGGTCTGAACGAGCTGTTCCAGCAGGCCCTGCGGGTCGGCAAGCGGGCGCACAGTGAGACCGGCATCGACAAGGCCGGCCAGTCCCTGGTCACCTTCGGCCTGGAGCAGGTCGCCGTCGGGGCCGGGGAGATCGCGGGCAAGCGCGCCCTGGTGGTCGGCGCGGGCTCGATGAGCTCGCTGGCCGCCGCCACCCTGGTCCGCGCCGGGGTCGCCGACCTGCTGATCGCCAACCGGACGGCCGAGCGGGCCGAGCGGCTGGCCGCCAACCTGGGCGCCCGTACGGTCGACTTCGGCAAGGTCCGCGAGACGCTCGCCGACGTGGACCTGGTGATCTCCTGCACCGGCGCGGCCGGTGTGGTGATCAGCGCCGAGGACGTCGCCGCCGCAGTGGCGGTCCGGACCGCCGAGGCGCCGCTGGCCTTCCTCGACCTGGCCATGCCGCGCGACGTGGACCACGCCGTGCACGGCCTGGCCGGTGCGCTGCTGGTCGACCTGGAGAGCCTCTCCCAGGCGCACGCCGCCACCCCCGGGGCCGGGGACGTGGACGCCGTGGTCGGCATCGTCGCGGACGAGGTGGACGCCTTCGGCGCCGCCCAGCGCGCGGCCCGGATCGCGCCCACCGTGGTGGCGCTCCGTCAGATGGCCTCCGAGGTGGTGCTGAGCGAGCTCGGCCGCCTCAACACCCGGCTGCCCGACCTGGACGAGCGCACCAGGGCCGAGGTCTCGCAGACCGTCAAGCGCGTGGTGGACAAGCTGCTGCACGCCCCGACCGTCCGGGTGAAGCAGCTCGCGGCCGAGCCCGGCGGGGCCGGGTACGCCGACGCCCTCCGCGAACTGTTCGACCTGGACCCGGCGGCAGTGCAGGCTGTCTCCGGCACACCCATCGGCGCGCAGGCCAAGGCCGATGCCACTCTCGCGGGGGGAAACCCCCGATGA
- the hemB gene encoding porphobilinogen synthase, with product MVPIVVRREKLVSAEFPYVRPRRLRSTPAMRRLVAETRLHPAELILPAFVREGISEPRPIGSMPGVVQHTRDTLRRAAVEAAEAGLGGIMLFGVPEVQDAIGSEGTNPDGILQQAIRDVVSEVGDQLVVMSDLCLDEYTDHGHCGVLAEDGSVDNDATLERYKEMALVQAEAGVHLVGPSGMMDGQVGVVRRALDEAGFQDTGILAYTAKYASAFFGPFREAVGSSLKGDRKAYQQDPANARESLRELEQDIAEGADLVMVKPAMAYLDVLRQVADASPVPVAAYQVSGEYSMVEAAAANGWVDRERLILETLTSIRRAGAEQILTYWATEAAGMLR from the coding sequence ATGGTTCCCATCGTCGTTCGGAGAGAGAAGCTCGTGTCCGCTGAGTTCCCGTACGTTCGTCCGCGTCGTCTGCGTTCCACTCCGGCGATGCGGCGGCTGGTCGCCGAGACCAGGTTGCATCCGGCCGAGCTGATCCTGCCCGCGTTCGTGCGGGAGGGGATCAGTGAGCCGCGTCCGATCGGGTCGATGCCGGGTGTGGTGCAGCACACCAGGGACACGCTGCGGCGGGCGGCCGTGGAGGCGGCCGAGGCGGGGCTGGGGGGCATCATGCTGTTCGGGGTGCCCGAGGTGCAGGACGCGATCGGGAGTGAGGGCACCAACCCGGACGGGATCCTGCAGCAGGCGATCCGGGACGTGGTCTCCGAGGTCGGGGACCAGCTGGTGGTGATGTCCGACCTGTGCCTGGACGAGTACACCGACCACGGGCACTGCGGGGTGCTGGCCGAGGACGGCAGCGTGGACAACGACGCCACCCTGGAGCGGTACAAGGAGATGGCGCTGGTGCAGGCCGAGGCCGGGGTCCACCTGGTCGGCCCGTCCGGGATGATGGACGGTCAGGTCGGGGTGGTCCGGCGGGCGCTGGACGAGGCCGGGTTCCAGGACACCGGCATCCTGGCCTACACGGCCAAGTACGCCTCGGCCTTCTTCGGCCCGTTCCGGGAGGCCGTCGGCTCCTCGCTCAAGGGCGACCGGAAGGCGTACCAGCAGGACCCGGCGAACGCCCGTGAGTCGCTGCGCGAGCTGGAGCAGGACATCGCCGAGGGGGCCGACCTGGTGATGGTCAAGCCGGCCATGGCGTACCTGGACGTGCTGCGGCAGGTCGCCGACGCCTCCCCGGTGCCGGTGGCGGCCTACCAGGTGTCGGGCGAGTACTCGATGGTCGAGGCCGCCGCCGCGAACGGCTGGGTGGACCGGGAGCGGCTGATCCTGGAGACGCTCACCTCGATCCGCCGGGCCGGTGCCGAGCAGATCCTCACCTACTGGGCGACCGAGGCAGCCGGGATGCTGCGCTGA
- a CDS encoding chaplin: protein MRNIKKAAVLSLAAAGLLLGSAGAATASSEAEAVVAGSPGVLSGNNVQVPIHIPVNVCGNTVNVIALLNPAFGNSCANVG, encoded by the coding sequence ATGCGCAACATCAAGAAGGCTGCTGTCCTCTCCCTCGCCGCCGCCGGCCTGCTGCTCGGCTCGGCCGGTGCCGCCACCGCCAGCTCCGAGGCCGAGGCCGTCGTGGCGGGCTCCCCGGGCGTGCTCTCGGGCAACAACGTCCAGGTCCCGATCCACATCCCGGTGAACGTCTGCGGCAACACCGTCAACGTCATCGCGCTGCTCAACCCGGCGTTCGGCAACTCCTGCGCCAACGTCGGCTGA
- a CDS encoding rodlet layer protein, translating into MIKKALAAVGVATAGLAMTAAPAMAIGDSDGAATSISGNGGTNATGTHGDHSNNFHTLDNPNICLPEVHNIAVAVIGVAVPIEADVLNNEPKQICNVGQNTLGSGDGGVSHLIG; encoded by the coding sequence ATGATCAAGAAGGCTCTCGCCGCCGTGGGCGTTGCCACCGCTGGTCTGGCCATGACCGCCGCTCCCGCCATGGCGATCGGTGACTCCGACGGTGCTGCCACCTCCATCTCGGGCAACGGCGGCACCAACGCCACCGGCACCCACGGTGACCACAGCAACAACTTCCACACCCTGGACAACCCGAACATCTGCCTGCCCGAGGTTCACAACATCGCCGTCGCGGTCATCGGTGTCGCGGTGCCGATCGAGGCCGACGTTCTGAACAACGAGCCGAAGCAGATCTGCAACGTGGGCCAGAACACCCTGGGCAGCGGCGACGGTGGCGTCTCCCACCTGATCGGCTGA
- the hemC gene encoding hydroxymethylbilane synthase — protein MNGQLSSSDGQSQPLRLGTRRSALAMAQSGMVARTVERVTGRPVELVEITTYGDTSREALAQIGGTGVFVSALRDALLEGRIDLAVHSLKDLPTAAPEGLLLAVVPEREDSRDALIARDGLSLTELVEKLAGHTARIGTGSPRRMAQLNAWAKARGVELETVPIRGNVDTRIGYVGSGELDAVVLAAAGLNRLGRSAEITELLDPELMLPAPGQGALAVECVSPELAAVLGELDHLPTRVAVAAERALLARLEAGCSAPVAALATWQGTELRLEGVVGTVDGATLLKKTANGPLVLDETAERQAVALGHALAERLLDAGAANLMGERAR, from the coding sequence ATGAATGGTCAACTGAGCAGCAGCGACGGCCAGTCGCAGCCGCTGCGCCTCGGCACCCGCCGGAGCGCCCTTGCGATGGCCCAGTCGGGCATGGTCGCCCGCACGGTCGAGCGGGTCACCGGGCGCCCCGTCGAGCTGGTGGAGATCACCACCTACGGCGACACCTCCCGGGAGGCGCTGGCGCAGATCGGCGGCACCGGGGTCTTCGTCTCCGCGCTGCGCGACGCGCTGCTGGAGGGCCGGATCGACCTGGCCGTGCACTCGCTCAAGGACCTGCCCACCGCGGCCCCCGAGGGCCTGCTGCTGGCGGTCGTCCCCGAGCGCGAGGACAGCAGGGACGCCCTGATCGCCCGGGACGGCCTGAGCCTGACCGAGCTGGTCGAGAAGCTGGCCGGGCACACCGCCCGGATCGGCACCGGCTCGCCGCGCCGGATGGCCCAGTTGAACGCCTGGGCGAAAGCCCGCGGCGTCGAGCTGGAGACCGTCCCGATCCGCGGCAACGTGGACACCCGGATCGGGTACGTCGGCTCGGGTGAGCTGGACGCCGTGGTGCTGGCCGCCGCCGGGCTGAACCGGCTCGGCCGGAGCGCCGAGATCACCGAGCTCCTGGACCCGGAGCTGATGCTCCCCGCCCCCGGCCAGGGCGCCCTGGCCGTGGAGTGCGTGAGCCCCGAACTCGCCGCCGTACTCGGCGAGTTGGACCACCTGCCGACCCGGGTTGCGGTGGCCGCCGAGCGCGCCCTGCTGGCCCGCCTGGAGGCCGGCTGCTCCGCCCCGGTTGCCGCCCTTGCCACCTGGCAGGGCACCGAACTGCGGCTGGAGGGCGTGGTCGGCACCGTCGACGGCGCCACCCTGCTGAAGAAGACCGCCAACGGTCCGCTCGTCCTCGACGAGACCGCCGAGCGGCAGGCGGTGGCCCTCGGCCACGCGCTCGCCGAGCGGCTGCTCGACGCGGGAGCGGCCAACCTGATGGGGGAGCGAGCCCGATGA
- a CDS encoding chaplin, translating to MSVKKAAAVGAAVVGIVAAGAGTAMASAEAEGVTAGSPGVISGNSVQVPVHVPVNLCGNSVNVIGALNPSFGNSCANVG from the coding sequence ATGAGCGTCAAGAAGGCCGCCGCTGTCGGCGCCGCTGTTGTCGGCATCGTTGCCGCCGGTGCGGGCACCGCGATGGCGAGTGCCGAGGCCGAGGGCGTCACCGCCGGCTCCCCGGGTGTCATCTCCGGCAACTCCGTCCAGGTTCCGGTGCACGTTCCGGTCAACCTCTGCGGCAACAGCGTCAACGTGATCGGCGCGCTGAACCCGTCGTTCGGCAACTCCTGCGCGAACGTCGGCTGA